One window of the Podospora pseudopauciseta strain CBS 411.78 chromosome 4, whole genome shotgun sequence genome contains the following:
- a CDS encoding hypothetical protein (EggNog:ENOG503NYPQ; COG:S), with product MAVKDELRILTPIGMLGYSFDEHLYWTEIENGVDAIILDSGSTDSGPSRLALGLTSASREAYERDLKLLVTASANKHIPVLIGSAGGDGTNAHVQLLVDIVNEVVEREKYRQLKIVTIHSEITKSEVRASLGRGEITPCGGGVPELLSSDIDDAVVIVAQMGLEPWVQAMRDYPDFDIIIAGRSYDPAPYAAFCVHNGFPDLGLAHHMGKIMECGAVCATPKSAEALAIVRQDCFEIRPLNPVAKCTPLSVAAHTMYEKPRPDLLAGPGGILDVRDSTYTQLPDGRTIRVTGSKFIPFSPDQSSPEPSVSNTKYTIKLEAAKVTGHLAIFIGGIRDPIMQSQLNDLLVPMIKKRLHQVYTFDFDLSFKFYGQTPLIPGIAPQPAHFPTEIGVLGKVLAQTPAQAKAVANLAKVYFVHAPYPGQVATAGNFAMPLAPCDISVGPATQFCMYHLMEIDDPVVPFPISVQTVGRVLAPEEIQTNGTHPKEISPLEKLKSSRPLFPPSLVAPELTCFPKSALPSSVPLYKLAKTLRTKNAGPYSVTLDILFPTREVFELVVESGVLTRGGLAEMYGIGKEDITEFMFWEPALAFKATWPRRRVSGSWDDDDVHASGGHVGVMGIEVVVPAGFSLNGEAWL from the exons ATGGCGGTAAAGGACGAACTCAGGATCCTCACGCCAATTGGCATGCTGGGGTACTCCTTCGACGAGCACCTGTACTGGACCGAGATAGAGAACGGCGTCGacgccatcatcctcgacaGTGGCTCTACAGACAGTGGGCCCTCGCGCCTGGCCTTGGGACTGACGTCTGCTTCGCGTGAGGCATATGAGCGGGACCTCAAGCTTCTTGTCACCGCCAGCGCGAACAAACACATCCCCGTTCTTATCG GCTCTGCCGGAGGCGACGGAACAAATGCCCACGTGCAGCTTCTTGTCGACATCGTCAACGAGGTTGTCGAAAGGGAAAAGTATCGCCAACTGAAGATCGTCACCATTCACTCCGAGATTACCAAGTCCGAGGTACGAGCTAGTCTTGGCCGAGGTGAAATCACGCCGTGCGGTGGAGGTGTCCCGGAGCTCCTGTCTTCGGACATTGACGATGCCGTGGTCATCGTTGCCCAGATGGGCCTTGAGCCCTGGGTACAGGCCATGCGGGACTATCCTGActtcgacatcatcatcgcaGGTCGATCCTATGATCCGGCGCCTTACGCGGCCTTTTGTGTGCACAATGGCTTCCCGGATCTTGGTCTTGCTCACCACATGGGCAAAATCATGGAATGCGGTGCTGTCTGCGCGACGCCAAAGAGTGCCGAGGCTTTGGCTATTGTTCGACAGGATTGCTTTGAAATCCGGCCCCTGAATCCGGTAGCCAAGTGCACACCTCTTTCTGTGGCGGCGCACACCATGTATGAGAAGCCCCGGCCTGACCTCCTTGCCGGACCGGGCGGGATTCTTGACGTCCGCGACTCGACGTACACACAGCTCCCTGACGGCCGGACGATCCGTGTAACCGGATCCAAATTCATCCCCTTTTCGCCCGACCAGTCCTCACCGGAGCCAAGCGTCAGCAACACAAAGTACACCATCAAGCTCGAAGCGGCCAAGGTGACTGGTCAcctcgccatcttcatcggCGGCATCCGCGACCCCATCATGCAGTCCCAGCTCAACGATTTGTTGGTGCCCATGATCAAGAAGCGCCTGCATCAAGTCTACACCTTTGACTTTGACCTCAGCTTCAAATTCTACGGCCAGACACCCCTCATACCCGGCATCGCCCCTCAGCCAGCACACTTCCCCACCGAGATTGGTGTGCTGGGTAAAGTCCTGGCACAAACACCGGCGCAAGCCAAGGCTGTGGCAAACCTGGCAAAGGTATACTTTGTCCACGCCCCCTACCCAGGGCAGGTAGCCACAGCAGGGAACTTTGCCATGCCGCTCGCCCCGTGTGACATCTCTGTCGGGCCGGCGACGCAGTTTTGCATGTACCATCTCATGGAGATCGACGACCCCGTGGTGCCATTCCCCATCTCTGTGCAGACTGTCGGGAGGGTGCTCGCCCCTGAGGAGATTCAAACAAA CGGGACCCACCCAAAAGAGATCTCCCCCCTTGAAAAGCTCAAGTCTTCCCGGCCGTTGTTCCCGCCTTCTTTGGTTGCGCCGGAATTGACGTGTTTTCCGAAATCGGCGCTTCCGTCTTCGGTGCCGTTGTATAAGCTGGCCAAGACGCTCAGGACGAAGAACGCGGGCCCGTATTCGGTCACGTTGGACATCTTGTTTCCGACACGGGAGGTGTttgagctggtggtggagtcGGGGGTTTTGacgaggggggggttggcggagaTGTATGGGATTGGGAAGGAGGATATTACAGAGTTTATGTTTTGGGAACCGGCGCTGGCGTTCAAGGCCACGTGGCctaggaggagggtgagtgggagttgggatgatgatgatgttcaTGCTAGTGGGGGGCATGTGGGGGTTATGGGgattgaggtggtggttccgGCCGGTTTTTCTCTCAACGGTGAGGCTTGGTTATGA
- a CDS encoding hypothetical protein (EggNog:ENOG503NUCH; COG:T) yields MLFDWKDNSIISSTALLTQETKSYQGPFSDPRPSTHMSSPELVERVFPIRLSILENSPYLRHSDTAGVALSVVPVQAEDDHSVIDVEAQVAPDGLVPGPDPQAPLITPEAVIEHGPDEALRSSNPLLTDRFEYTVMNDGSHGVFQGTRRVVTRCEDELIHIPGAIQSHGMLVALKRRAEGVYIPRIVSENSFQVCHFHPAEIFALDSFNKVVPTYQRPLFNTQLRSVRTTYEITRKEQEPVVFDFSFSDPEGLIIPCWCAVHYLGGEVDLYICEFELQDNALHPMAHYWQADVPPNPIDTLGSDHMDLATVSSMQTRSQPVISSPDALCGGLGPNASSVEVVNVATKIQKQFSAAKSVPQLLDSIVGVVKELSRFNRVMVYEFDQDFNGTVVAELMDPATSRDIYRGLHFPHTDIPPQARRLYMVNKVRVLFDRTQTTARLVGRDRKDIETPLNLTHAYLRAMSPVHLKYLENMEVRSSMSLSLESEGKLWGLIVCHSYGPTATRVPFTVRELIYFVGVSASICLEKLLNADRLKAQCIIETLQDQKSPNECITASSDELLKLFEADCGFLVVEGEARTIGRLAAYAEAVTLLKYLFFRRSSRILVSSNFAHDFQDLHYPSGFKAIAGVLYIPLSGTTDDCVVFYRRSQLREVHWAGKPSLAGKFGTLEPRNSFQKWTEVVDGTSKNWTPEQGRHRTIVPRDE; encoded by the exons ATGCTTTTTGACTGGAAGGACAATTCTATAATATCATCAACAGCTCTTCTCACGCAAGAGACCAAGTCTTACCAAGGTCCCTTCTCAGACCCTCGACCATCAACCCATATGTCCTCGCCAGAGCTGGTCGAAAGAGTCTTTCCCATCCGCCTATCTATTCTTGAGAACTCGCCATATCTGCGACATAGTGATA CTGCTGGAGTTGCTCTCTCAGTTGTTCCTGTTCAGGCAGAAGATGACCATTCTGTGATTGATGTGGAAGCCCAGGTGGCCCCCGATGGGCTTGTCCCAGGGCCAGATCCTCAAGCACCGTTGATAACACCCGAAGCTGTTATCGAACATGGCCCTGACGAGGCATTGAGATCGTCGAATCCTTTGTTGACGGACAGATTTGAGTACACCGTCATGAACGACGGGTCACACGGTGTCTTTCAGGGCACACGACGAGTTGTCACCCGTTGCGAAGATGAGTTGATCCACATCCCCGGAGCGATTCAATCGCATGGCATGCTCGTGGCTCTGAAGCGGCGAGCAGAAGGAGTCTACATTCCCCGGATTGTGAGCGAAAACTCTTTTCAAGTCTGCCACTTTCACCCTGCCGAGATCTTTGCCCTCGACAGCTTCAACAAGGTGGTACCGACATACCAGCGACCACTGTTTAATACCCAGCTAAGAAGTGTGAGAACAACGTACGAGATCACGAGGAAAGAGCAAGAACCTGTGGTATTCGACTTTTCCTTTAGCGATCCCGAAGGACTTATTATTCCATGCTGGTGCGCTGTTCACTACCTTGGAGGCGAAGTCGACTTGTACATTTGCGAATTTGAGTTGCAGGACAACGCATTGCACCCCATGGCCCATTACTGGCAGGCCGATGTGCCGCCAAATCCCATCGACACTCTAGGAAGCGACCACATGGATCTTGCCACTGTCTCAAGCATGCAGACTCGCAGTCAACCTGTCATTTCCAGTCCAGACGCCCTGTGTGGCGGTCTTGGCCCCAATGCATCCTCGGTCGAGGTCGTCAACGTGGCAACCAAGATTCAAAAACAATTCTCGGCCGCAAAGTCGGTTCCTCAGTTGCTGGATTCTATTGTCGGCGTGGTTAAGGAACTCTCAAGGTTCAACCGGGTCATGGTGTACGAGTTTGACCAAGACTTCAACGGCACAGTCGTCGCTGAGCTCATGGATCCCGCCACAAGTCGTGATATTTACCGTGGTTTGCACTTTCCACACACGGATATCCCACCTCAAGCACGGCGCCTGTACATGGTCAACAAAGTTCGTGTGCTTTTCGACAGAACACAGACTACCGCCCGGTTGGTGGGTAGAGACCGGAAAGACATCGAAACCCCATTGAATCTCACACATGCGTATCTCCGAGCAATGTCGCCGGTCCATCTCAAATATTTGGAAAATATGGAGGTTCGATCTTCCATGTCTCTGTCGCTCGAGTCGGAGGGCAAGCTATGGGGGCTGATCGTTTGCCACTCATATGGACCCACGGCAACGCGTGTACCTTTTACGGTGCGGGAATTGATATATTTTGTGGGCGTCTCAGCATCAATCTGTTTGGAGAAGCTGCTCAACGCCGACAGGCTCAAAGCTCAATGCATCATTGAGACACTTCAAGACCAAAAGAGCCCCAATGAATGCATCACGGCATCGTCGGACGAGCTACTCAAACTCTTCGAAGCCGACTGTGGCTTCCttgtggtggagggtgaggctAGAACAATTGGGCGACTGGCAGCATATGCCGAGGCCGTAACACTGCTCAAGTATTTGTTCTTCCGAAGATCGAGCAGAATACTCGTCTCGAGCAACTTTGCCCATGATTTTCAGGATCTTCACTATCCAAGCGGCTTCAAGGCAATTGCCGGTGTCTTGTACATCCCATTGTCGGGGACGACGGACGACTGTGTGGTGTTTTATCGCCGAAGTCAGCTTCGAGAGGTTCACTGGGCAGGGAAGCCATCCCTGGCAGGCAAGTTTGGCACGCTGGAACCTCGCAACAGCTTTCAAAAATGGACCGAAGTGGTGGATGGAACCAGCAAGAACTGGACACCAGAGCAAGGTAGGCACCGCACCATCGTGCCAAGGGACGAGTAA
- a CDS encoding hypothetical protein (EggNog:ENOG503P19Z; CAZy:GH16; COG:G) → MRFDTIAFASLFSTLASAGAVPNYPGLKTLWSDDFAGAPGQMPNSNLWNIITNLKTNNDVQEYTTSNTNLQLSGGGTVQIIPRLNRQTNSWTSARIETKAVFTPSPGKVTTFEGSIRFGDHPVHMKQGIWPAFWMLGKSIHQGTPWPQCGELDIMETINGVPTAYGTVHCGSVPGGPCNEPVGRHGTMGISPTGWHTYRIRVDRARAGAGGRWEDEEIVWEVDGRVFHTLRGGEVGDQGVWGTLAHSPMFLILNVAVGGDWPGAPNALTADSYGSMMEVEYVAVYSS, encoded by the exons ATGCGTTTCGACACCATCGCGTTCGCCTCCCTCTTTTCCACCCTCGCCTCGGCCGGTGCAGTCCCCAACTACCCCGGCCTCAAAACACTGTGGTCGGATGACTTTGCCGGTGCTCCGGGTCAAAtgcccaacagcaacctctggaacatcatcaccaa cctCAAAACCAACAACGACGTCCAAGAatacaccacctccaacaccaacctccagCTCTCGGGCGGCGGCACCGTCCAAATCATTCCCCGCCTCAACCGCCAAACCAACAGCTGGACCTCTGCCCGCATCGAGACAAAAGCAgtcttcaccccctcccccgggaAGGTCACCACCTTTGAAGGCAGCATCCGCTTCGGCGACCACCCGGTCCACATGAAGCAGGGGATCTGGCCCGCGTTTTGGATGCTGGGCAAGTCGATCCACCAGGGCACGCCCTGGCCGCAGTGCGGGGAGCTCGACATTATGGAGACGATCAACGGCGTGCCGACGGCGTATGGGACTGTGCACTGCGGGAGTGTTCCGGGGGGCCCGTGCAACGAGCCGGTGGGGAGGCACGGGACGATGGGGATCAGCCCGACGGGGTGGCACACTTATCGGATAAGGGTTGATAGGGCGAGGGCTGGGGCGGGGGGCAggtgggaggatgaggagattgtttgggaggtggatgggagggtgTTCCATacgttgagggggggggaggtgggggatcAGGGGGTCTGGGGGACGCTGGCGCATAGTCCGATGTTTTTGATTTTGAATGTGGCTGTTGGAGGGGActg GCCCGGTGCGCCCAATGCGCTGACTGCGGACAGCTATGGCAGtatgatggaggtggagtACGTCGCTGTGTACTCGTCGTAG
- a CDS encoding hypothetical protein (COG:G; EggNog:ENOG503NU7U) — MAQSPVTPVGSSLGLGDDKSFSKAGVSSDPGDGEASDRLDVDASHSEDGDHSNGLYAHREMSLTAEERKAEKRFLLKIDFIILPLIASIYFLAALDRSDVGNAAVAGMTADLNLTAAELSFCVAFFYIGFLAFQLPGSIMVRLLTPPIQLGTALVIWGGATAIMTEANTWQTIAGLRIVVGCFEAFIQGAPLYLTFWYKPHELATRGAIFMSMTSLAGSMNGLIAYSIQTTMEGAHGRRAWRWIFLIEGVASVGFGVLIFFILPNTPEKVKRWFTEEEKKIALRRTKEAYNIPNTKISLGQLKATVRDPKTWFYCVINLAAAISQAAWGQFLPVLLNLNGYTPNEAQIMSIPVYVCAGVSAIACGYLSDRFRMRGIFVIVGLLVAAAGWLVLILSKNQQLSYAGTYFVGIGSSPCVIVMLAWMNNNVLGYTKKAGTLAIVNMIGHLGAIGVSFSFNNKPDYYLGKSLAMGSALIATCTTILFFFYLDRQNARKLANKDTVEARMLRQKTVEEVFDGHPDFMYSK, encoded by the exons aTGGCGCAATCGCCCGTGACCCCCGTCGGCTCAAGTCTAGGACTTGGGGACGATAAAAGCTTTTCAAAGGCTGGAGTCTCAAGCGATCCAGGCGATGGCGAGGCCAGCGACCGTCTTGACGTTGACGCCAGCCATAGCGAGGATGGCGACCACTCTAACGGACTGTATGCCCATCGCGAGATGTCCTTGACCGCAGAGGAAAGGAAAGCCGAAAAGAGGTTCCTTCTCAAGATTGACTTTATTATCTTACCTTTAATTGCATCCATTTACTTTCTCGCTGCACTG GACCGAAGCGATGTTGGCAATGCGGCCGTGGCCGGCATGACAGCCGATCTGAACTTGACCGCCGCAGAGCTCAGTTTCTGCGTGGCCTTCTTCTACATTGGTTTCTTGGCCTTCCAGCTTCCCGGCTCCATCATGGTCAGGCTGTTGACGCCCCCTATCCAACTGGGCACTGCATTGGTCATCTGGGGCGgtgccaccgccatcatgaCAGAAGCAAACACCTGGCAAACCATCGCCGGTCTCCGCATAGTAGTCGGTTGCTTCGAAGCATTCATCCAAGGCGCCCCGTTGTACCTTACTTTTTGGTACAAGCCCCACGAGCTCGCCACCCGCGGCGCAATCTTCATGTCCATGACGAGCCTGGCCGGGAGCATGAATGGCTTGATAGCGTATTCCATTCAGACGACCATGGAGGGTGCCCACGGTCGGAGGGCCTGGCGGTGGATTTTCCTTATCGAGGGTGTGGCGtctgttgggtttggggtgctCATCTTTTTCATCCTGCCCAACACGCcggagaaggtgaagaggtggtttaccgaggaggagaagaagattgcgctgaggaggacgaaggaGGCGTATAATATCCCGAACACGAAGATTAGTTTGGGGCAGCTGAAGGCGACGGTTAGGGATCCGAAGACGTGGTTTTATT GTgtcatcaacctcgccgcTGCCATCAGTCAAGCAGCATGGGGCCAGTTCTTGCCTGTGCTGCTCAACCTCAACGGGTACACCCCCAACGAAGCCCAAATCATGTCCATTCCTGTCTATGTCTGCGCGGGAGTGTCGGCAATTGCGTGCGGGTACCTTTCCGATCGCTTCCGCATGAGGGGCATCTTTGTTATCGTCGGGCTACTCGTTGCCGCGGCAGGATGGCTTGTTCTCATCCTCAGCAAGAACCAACAGCTCTCCTACGCGGGCACATACTTTGTCGGCATTGGGTCGTCACCATGTGTGATTGTTATGTTGGCATGGATGAATAACAATGTCCTGGGCTACACGAAGAA AGCGGGAACACTAGCCATAGTCAACATGATCGGCCACCTAGGCGCCATCGGCGTTTCTttctccttcaacaacaagcctGATTACTACCTTGGGAAGTCACTGGCCATGGGATCAGCGCTCATTGCGACCTGCACGACTATTCTGTTCTTCTTTTACCTGGATCGACAAAACGCGCGGAAGCTGGCGAATAAGGACACGGTGGAGGCGCGGATGCTGAGGCagaagacggtggaggaggtgtttgatggACATCCGGATTTCATGTATTCGAAGTAG
- a CDS encoding hypothetical protein (EggNog:ENOG503NYV8; COG:S; MEROPS:MER0000440), giving the protein MRSCSPSLRGLTVCSVVLSISLASAKPLSFQPRNDTTTAVKKISWAPCNFNVSGDPLADQIDCGSLVVPLDYTDPTSNETLTLSLLRSKAVSPSATGNKKSMLFNFGGPGYPARTTLAENAVILHNMTGGEYDLVAFDPRGTADTITFRCYANQTERLVATASLPILDLTPGASAPNAFAENYANAVALSQRCAAYNLDPALQKNANVLTTGMVARDLMAVVDSLHTFEEEDGFLHYWGISYGSLLGATVAALFPDRMERLILDGIINAENHYHHFGIDIDQLLSSDDAFRGVLSECLKIGTSRCALADINSTAPELEATLLAMVDRYQSNPVAAAGKVINGKFVKEILIVIIKYPTGIVPLATVYIRSLLEGKNLDGVVAFHTTLYNAVSMGDNDALMGIACSDKVIRATGPTDQKLIDDTNHMLNSTKIFGGLLAGIASQCAEWPHEGRGKYTEHWFDEEGRPRVIKTRKPILFVGNRYDPVTPVKSAVAMSSVFEGSRVLERDAFGHASMAQWSDCTAEVFRGYFGEEMVLPEDKKVCEVDVGVFDVGVFPG; this is encoded by the exons ATGAGATCCTGTTCTCCCTCTTTGAGAGGGCTGACAGTCTGTTCAGTGGTCTTGTCAATTTCCCTAGCGTCAGCGAAACCTCTCTCATTCCAACCTCGCAACGACACCACAACCGCTGTCAAAAAAATCAGCTGGGCACCATGCAATTTCAACGTTTCAGGTGACCCTCTTGCAGACCAAATCGACTGCGGGAGTCTGGTTGTACCGCTCGATTACACCGACCCAACCTCCAATGAGACCCTCACGTTGTCTCTGCTGAGAAGCAAAGCCGTCTCCCCTAGCGCCACAGGAAACAAGAAGAGCATGCTCTTCAACTTTGGCGGGCCAGGCTACCCGGCAAGAACTACCCTGGCAGAAAATGCCGTTATTCTGCACAA CATGACTGGGGGAGAATATGACCTCGTCGCCTTTGATCCACG CGGCACGGCCGACACCATCACCTTCAGATGCTATGCCAATCAGACCGAGCGCCTCGTAGCAACCgcttccctccccatcctcgaccTCACCCCCGGCGCCAGCGCCCCCAACGCCTTCGCCGAAAACTACGCCAACGCCGTCGCCCTCTCCCAACGCTGCGCCGCCTACAACCTCGACCCAGCCCTCCAAAAGAACGCCAACGTTCTCACCACCGGAATGGTAGCCCGCGATCTAATGGCTGTAGTCGACTCCCTCCACACCttcgaagaagaagacggttTCCTCCACTACTGGGGCATCTCCTACggctccctcctcggcgccaCCGTCGCCGCACTCTTCCCAGACAGAATGGAAcgcctcatcctcgacggAATAATCAACGCAGAGAATCACTACCACCACTTCGGCATCGACATCGACCAGCTCCTCTCTTCCGACGACGCCTTCCGGGGTGTGCTATCCGAATGCCTCAAAATCGGCACCTCCCGCTGTGCCCTAGCCGACATCAACTCCACCGCTCCCGAGCTAGAAGCCACGCTCCTCGCCATGGTCGACCGCTACCAATCCAACCCTGTCGCCGCGGCCGGCAAGGTAATCAACGGGAAATTCGTCAAAGAAATCCTCATAGTCATCATCAAATACCCCACTGGCATCGTCCCCCTAGCCACAGTCTACATCCGCTCCCTCCTCGAAGGCAAAAACCTCGACGGGGTGGTGGCCTTCCACACGACGCTCTACAACGCCGTCAGCATGGGTGACAATGACGCCTTGATGGGAATAGCCTGCTCAGACAAGGTCATCCGCGCCACTGGGCCCACGGATCAGAAGTTGATAGATGACACGAATCACATGCTCAACTCGACAAAGATATTTGGCGGGTTGCTAGCCGGGATCGCCAGCCAGTGCGCCGAGTGGCCTcatgaggggagggggaagtaCACGGAGCACTGGTTTGATGAGGAAGGACGGCCAAGGGTGATTAAGACGAGGAAGCCGATTTTGTTTGTCGGGAATCGGTATGATCCTGTGACGCCGGTCAAGTCGGCGGTGGCCATGTCAAGCGTTTTTGAGGGGAGCCGGGTGTTGGAACGGGATGCGTTTGGGCATGCGTCGATGGCGCAGTGGTCAGATTGCACGGCCGAGGTGTTTAGGGGGtattttggggaggagatggttcTGCCtgaggacaagaaggtttgtgaggttgatgttggggtgtTTGACGTTGGGGTGTTTCCTGGGTAA
- a CDS encoding hypothetical protein (CAZy:AA3; EggNog:ENOG503NU6B; COG:E) — MGLGTTSPLTVLGCALAVHSAAATGSHHFATDSSTFDYVVVGGGTSGLVVANRLTENRHNTVLVIERGYFDDKPEAIIPWYSTAVDTSVLLNPRSAPNSKLYNATHNVTVAAVVGGATVVNGMGCDRGSKADYDAWEELGNPGWGWNGLLPYFKKSTTFTPPNPDVVDRWNITWNSAAYGKGPVQVHISNFQYPDIDTIWEGFRQQPGVTFPPGSSSGFGPGAYWSANTIDARGMTRSTARSAYYDPVNKTRSNLRLVIGQTATELLFDRGKPLRAKGVRVVSSFDAKVRNVYARKEVILAAGAVMTPHLLQVSGIGPASVLKAAGIKVEKDLPSVGANFQDHATVVLWFNLSTPSFPNSDSISNNATYNATVWEEYLTNRTGPIAAANSNSIIYYSLAQVLSPSAAASVASRLLAQDARQYLPAIYSTSSALLRGFKAQRAILAQRFTTNTSSYTAQPLRGNGQSPSPLLKPLSRGTVTLNLTHPESLPVVQYNTFINPIDEELAVAVVRRSRRYWASPALQKLGPTERQPGAEYQTDTEISDYLKANRLALFASLAHPSGTCAMMPEKLGGCVGSDLRVYGVEGLSVVDASVIPLISGTSLQATVYAIAEKAADIIKARG; from the exons ATGGGGCTCGGGACGACTTCACCGTTGACTGTGTTGGGTTGTGCTCTAGCAGTTCACTCCGCAGCTGCTACAGGTTCACATCACTTTGCGACTGACAGCAGCACCTTCGACTATGTCGTTGTGGGCGGAGGGACATCGGGGCTAGTGGTTGCCAATCGGCTGACTGAAAATCGCCACA ACACTGTCCTCGTGATTGAGCGAGGCTACTTTGACGACAAACCCGAGGCCATCATACCTTGGTATTCCACCGCCGTCGACACAAGCGTTCTACTCAACCCCCGGTCTGCACCAAATTCGAAGCTTTACAATGCTACACACAATGTGACTGTTgcagctgttgttggaggcgCAACAGTTGTCAACGGCATGGGATGTGACCGCGGAAGCAAGGCAGACTACGATGCTTGGGAGGAATTGGGCAACCCAGGCTGGGGGTGGAATGGGCTGCTGCCCTACTTCAAGAAGAGCACAACCTTCACTCCTCCCAACCCCGACGTGGTGGACCGGTGGAATATCACCTGGAATTCTGCCGCATATGGAAAAGGCCCTGTCCAGGTTCATATCTCCAACTTCCAGTACCCTGACATTGATACAATTTGGGAAGGATTCAGACAACAACCCGGAGTTACCTTTCCACCAGGGTCCTCTTCTGGATTTGGGCCAGGCGCATACTGGTCAGCAAATACGATTGATGCCCGTGGCATGACCCGATCGACTGCACGCAGTGCCTACTACGATCCTGTCAACAAGACTCGCTCAAATCTGCGTCTTGTCATCGGCCAGACGGCGACAGAGTTACTGTTCGACCGCGGAAAGCCTTTGAGAGCGAAGGGAGTGCGGGTCGTTTCCAGTTTTGACGCCAAGGTTCGCAACGTTTATGCACGGAAGGAGGTCATCCTGGCAGCAGGAGCTGTGATGACTCCTCATTTGTTGCAAGTCAGCGGCATCGGTCCCGCATCGGTGCTCAAGGCAGCTGGTATCAAGGTTGAAAAAGACCTGCCCTCTGTGGGGGCCAACTTTCAAGACCATGCAACAGTTGTGCTGTggttcaacctctccacGCCATCGTTTCCCAACTCCGATAGCATATCGAACAACGCCACGTACAATGCGACTGTCTGGGAAGAATACCTCACCAACAGAACAGGGCCAATCGCAGCtgccaacagcaacagcatcatCTACTATTCACTTGCACAGGTCCTGTCACCTTCGGCTGCGGCCTCCGTAGCCTCCCGGCTCTTAGCACAGGATGCAAGGCAGTACTTACCAGCCATTTACAGCACCAGTTCGGCTCTTCTTCGAGGTTTCAAAGCTCAGCGCGCCATTCTGGCGCAGCGATTCACGACCAACACATCATCATACACAGCCCAGCCTCTACGTGGCAACGGCCAGAGCCCGTCTCCGCTGCTGAAGCCTCTTTCCAGGGGTACCGTAACGCTCAACTTAACTCATCCAGAAAGTCTTCCAGTGGTACAATACAACACCTTCATAAACCCGATCGATGAAGAACTTGCCGTCGCGGTTGTTCGGCGCTCTCGCAGGTACTGGGCCAGCCCAGCTCTTCAGAAACTGGGCCCGACGGAAAGACAACCGGGCGCGGAGTACCAGACAGACACAGAGATCTCGGACTATCTCAAGGCAAATCGGTTAGCATTGTTTGCCAGTTTGGCCCACCCGTCTGGCACATGCGCCATGATGCCCGAAAAGCTGGGAGGGTGTGTTGGGTCTGACCTAAGGGTGTATGGCGTCGAGGGGCTGAGTGTGGTAGATGCTAGTGTCATTCCTCTGATTAGCGGCACCTCTCTGCAAGCAACGGTCTATGCGATTGCCGAGAAGGCGGCCGACATCATCAAGGCGAGAGGTTGA